In one Erinaceus europaeus chromosome 3, mEriEur2.1, whole genome shotgun sequence genomic region, the following are encoded:
- the LBX2 gene encoding transcription factor LBX2, with amino-acid sequence MNSGPGPRTPRTPFSIADILGPRAAPTGQPPERGPASPLCALEELTSVTLGRLDGRRPRPSEGTALGGAAGSGPRPAGRRPRKSRTAFTAQQVRELERRFGSQKYLAPAERDRLAARLGLGSEQVVTWFQNRRAKLRRDLQELRADLASLCVLGPQASAGPAPPTPRPAAHAEEEEVQVDG; translated from the exons ATGAACTCGGGACCCGGGCCTCGGACACCCCGCACGCCCTTCAGCATCGCAGACATCCTGGGTCCGCGCGCTGCCCCGACAGGGCAGCCCCCGGAGCGGGGCCCCGCGTCGCCGCTGTGCGCGCTGGAGGAGCTGACCAGCGTGACTCTGGGCAGACTGGACGGGCGCCGGCCGCGGCCCTCCGAAGGCACAGCGCTGG GAGGTGCCGCGGGCTCGGGACCCAGGCCCGCGGGTCGCAGACCGCGCAAGTCCCGCACTGCGTTCACGGCGCAGCAGGTGCGGGAGCTGGAGCGGCGCTTTGGCTCGCAGAAGTACCTGGCCCCGGCGGAGCGTGACCGGCTGGCTGCGCGGCTGGGCCTGGGCAGCGAGCAGGTCGTCACGTGGTTCCAGAACCGCCGAGCTAAGCTCCGACGGGACCTGCAGGAGCTGCGCGCAGACCTGGCCTCGCTTTGCGTGCTCGGCCCCCAGGCTTCCGCTGGCCCCGCGCCGCCCACCCCCAGGCCCGCAGCCCACGCCGAAGAGGAGGAGGTGCAGGTGGACGGCTGA
- the PCGF1 gene encoding polycomb group RING finger protein 1 isoform X5, with the protein MPPPSQSVFILTSKYCPMCNIKIHETQPLLNLKLDRVMQDIVYKLVPGLQDSEEKRIREFYQSRGLDRVTQPSGEEPALSNLGLPFSSFDHSKAHYYRYDEQLSLCLERLSSGKDKNKSILQNKYVRCSVRAEVRHLRRVLCHRLMLNPQHVQLLFDNEVLPDHMTMKQIWLSRWFGKAPDRDVRCFWEAPGDRDQSPHWPGHHVHPNQAAEQRTCDRGPAQGQVQIPWTPEDPHLQEVGLHQV; encoded by the exons ATGCCACCACCATCACAGAGTGTCTTCATACTT ACCAGCAAGTACTGCCCCATGTGCAACATCAAGATCCACGAGACACAGCCGCTGCTCAACCTTAAACTGGACCGGGTCATGCAGGACATTGTATACAAACTCGTGCCGGGCTTGCAAGACA GTGAAGAGAAACGGATTAGAGAATTCTACCAGTCCCGAGGTTTAGACCGGGTCACCCAGCCCAGTGGGGAAG AGCCAGCCCTGAGCAACCTTGGCCTTCCCTTCAGCAGCTTCGACCATTCCAAAGCCCACTACTATCGCTATGATGAGCAGCTGAGCCTGTGCCTGGAGCGGCTGAG TTCTGGCAAAGACAAGAATAAAAGCATCCTGCAG aacaaaTATGTTCGGTGTTCTGTTAGAGCTGAAGTTCGCCATCTCAGAAGGGTCCTGTGTCACCGCTTGATGCTAAATCCCCAACAT GTACAACTCCTTTTTGACAATGAAGTTCTCCCTGATCACATGACCATGAAGCAGATATGGCTCTCCCGCTGGTTCGGCAAG GCTCCAGACCGGGATGTGAGGTGCTTTTGGGAAGCCCCAGGGGACCGTGACCAGAGTCCACATTGGCCAGGTCATCATGTCCATCCAAACCAAGCTGCAGAACAAAGAACATGTGATCGAGGTCCTGCGCAGGGCCAAGTTCAAATTCCCTGGACGCCAGAAGATCCACATCTCCAAGAAGTGGGGCTTCACCAAGTTTAA
- the PCGF1 gene encoding polycomb group RING finger protein 1 isoform X2, which produces MRLRNQLQSVYKMDPLRNEEEVRVKIKDLNEHIVCCLCAGYFVDATTITECLHTFCKSCIVKYLQTSKYCPMCNIKIHETQPLLNLKLDRVMQDIVYKLVPGLQDSEEKRIREFYQSRGLDRVTQPSGEEPALSNLGLPFSSFDHSKAHYYRYDEQLSLCLERLSSGKDKNKSILQNKYVRCSVRAEVRHLRRVLCHRLMLNPQHVQLLFDNEVLPDHMTMKQIWLSRWFGKAPDRDVRCFWEAPGDRDQSPHWPGHHVHPNQAAEQRTCDRGPAQGQVQIPWTPEDPHLQEVGLHQV; this is translated from the exons ATGAGGCTTCGGAACCAGCTCCAGTCAGTGTACAAGATGGACCCACTACGGAACGAG GAGGAGGTCCGAGTGAAGATCAAAGACCTGAACGAGCACATCGTCTGCTGTCTGTGTGCCGGCTACTTCGTGGATGCCACCACCATCACAGAGTGTCTTCATACTT TCTGCAAGAGCTGTATTGTGAAATATCTACAGACCAGCAAGTACTGCCCCATGTGCAACATCAAGATCCACGAGACACAGCCGCTGCTCAACCTTAAACTGGACCGGGTCATGCAGGACATTGTATACAAACTCGTGCCGGGCTTGCAAGACA GTGAAGAGAAACGGATTAGAGAATTCTACCAGTCCCGAGGTTTAGACCGGGTCACCCAGCCCAGTGGGGAAG AGCCAGCCCTGAGCAACCTTGGCCTTCCCTTCAGCAGCTTCGACCATTCCAAAGCCCACTACTATCGCTATGATGAGCAGCTGAGCCTGTGCCTGGAGCGGCTGAG TTCTGGCAAAGACAAGAATAAAAGCATCCTGCAG aacaaaTATGTTCGGTGTTCTGTTAGAGCTGAAGTTCGCCATCTCAGAAGGGTCCTGTGTCACCGCTTGATGCTAAATCCCCAACAT GTACAACTCCTTTTTGACAATGAAGTTCTCCCTGATCACATGACCATGAAGCAGATATGGCTCTCCCGCTGGTTCGGCAAG GCTCCAGACCGGGATGTGAGGTGCTTTTGGGAAGCCCCAGGGGACCGTGACCAGAGTCCACATTGGCCAGGTCATCATGTCCATCCAAACCAAGCTGCAGAACAAAGAACATGTGATCGAGGTCCTGCGCAGGGCCAAGTTCAAATTCCCTGGACGCCAGAAGATCCACATCTCCAAGAAGTGGGGCTTCACCAAGTTTAA
- the PCGF1 gene encoding polycomb group RING finger protein 1 isoform X1, with protein sequence MASPQGGQIAIAMRLRNQLQSVYKMDPLRNEEEVRVKIKDLNEHIVCCLCAGYFVDATTITECLHTFCKSCIVKYLQTSKYCPMCNIKIHETQPLLNLKLDRVMQDIVYKLVPGLQDSEEKRIREFYQSRGLDRVTQPSGEEPALSNLGLPFSSFDHSKAHYYRYDEQLSLCLERLSSGKDKNKSILQNKYVRCSVRAEVRHLRRVLCHRLMLNPQHVQLLFDNEVLPDHMTMKQIWLSRWFGKAPDRDVRCFWEAPGDRDQSPHWPGHHVHPNQAAEQRTCDRGPAQGQVQIPWTPEDPHLQEVGLHQV encoded by the exons ATGGCGTCTCCTCAGGGGGGCCAGATTGCGATCGCGATGAGGCTTCGGAACCAGCTCCAGTCAGTGTACAAGATGGACCCACTACGGAACGAG GAGGAGGTCCGAGTGAAGATCAAAGACCTGAACGAGCACATCGTCTGCTGTCTGTGTGCCGGCTACTTCGTGGATGCCACCACCATCACAGAGTGTCTTCATACTT TCTGCAAGAGCTGTATTGTGAAATATCTACAGACCAGCAAGTACTGCCCCATGTGCAACATCAAGATCCACGAGACACAGCCGCTGCTCAACCTTAAACTGGACCGGGTCATGCAGGACATTGTATACAAACTCGTGCCGGGCTTGCAAGACA GTGAAGAGAAACGGATTAGAGAATTCTACCAGTCCCGAGGTTTAGACCGGGTCACCCAGCCCAGTGGGGAAG AGCCAGCCCTGAGCAACCTTGGCCTTCCCTTCAGCAGCTTCGACCATTCCAAAGCCCACTACTATCGCTATGATGAGCAGCTGAGCCTGTGCCTGGAGCGGCTGAG TTCTGGCAAAGACAAGAATAAAAGCATCCTGCAG aacaaaTATGTTCGGTGTTCTGTTAGAGCTGAAGTTCGCCATCTCAGAAGGGTCCTGTGTCACCGCTTGATGCTAAATCCCCAACAT GTACAACTCCTTTTTGACAATGAAGTTCTCCCTGATCACATGACCATGAAGCAGATATGGCTCTCCCGCTGGTTCGGCAAG GCTCCAGACCGGGATGTGAGGTGCTTTTGGGAAGCCCCAGGGGACCGTGACCAGAGTCCACATTGGCCAGGTCATCATGTCCATCCAAACCAAGCTGCAGAACAAAGAACATGTGATCGAGGTCCTGCGCAGGGCCAAGTTCAAATTCCCTGGACGCCAGAAGATCCACATCTCCAAGAAGTGGGGCTTCACCAAGTTTAA
- the PCGF1 gene encoding polycomb group RING finger protein 1 isoform X4, with the protein MASPQGGQIAIAMRLRNQLQSVYKMDPLRNEEEVRVKIKDLNEHIVCCLCAGYFVDATTITECLHTFCKSCIVKYLQTSKYCPMCNIKIHETQPLLNLKLDRVMQDIVYKLVPGLQDSEEKRIREFYQSRGLDRVTQPSGEEPALSNLGLPFSSFDHSKAHYYRYDEQLSLCLERLSSGKDKNKSILQNKYVRCSVRAEVRHLRRVLCHRLMLNPQHVQLLFDNEVLPDHMTMKQIWLSRWFGKKSS; encoded by the exons ATGGCGTCTCCTCAGGGGGGCCAGATTGCGATCGCGATGAGGCTTCGGAACCAGCTCCAGTCAGTGTACAAGATGGACCCACTACGGAACGAG GAGGAGGTCCGAGTGAAGATCAAAGACCTGAACGAGCACATCGTCTGCTGTCTGTGTGCCGGCTACTTCGTGGATGCCACCACCATCACAGAGTGTCTTCATACTT TCTGCAAGAGCTGTATTGTGAAATATCTACAGACCAGCAAGTACTGCCCCATGTGCAACATCAAGATCCACGAGACACAGCCGCTGCTCAACCTTAAACTGGACCGGGTCATGCAGGACATTGTATACAAACTCGTGCCGGGCTTGCAAGACA GTGAAGAGAAACGGATTAGAGAATTCTACCAGTCCCGAGGTTTAGACCGGGTCACCCAGCCCAGTGGGGAAG AGCCAGCCCTGAGCAACCTTGGCCTTCCCTTCAGCAGCTTCGACCATTCCAAAGCCCACTACTATCGCTATGATGAGCAGCTGAGCCTGTGCCTGGAGCGGCTGAG TTCTGGCAAAGACAAGAATAAAAGCATCCTGCAG aacaaaTATGTTCGGTGTTCTGTTAGAGCTGAAGTTCGCCATCTCAGAAGGGTCCTGTGTCACCGCTTGATGCTAAATCCCCAACAT GTACAACTCCTTTTTGACAATGAAGTTCTCCCTGATCACATGACCATGAAGCAGATATGGCTCTCCCGCTGGTTCGGCAAG AAATCCTCTTGA
- the PCGF1 gene encoding polycomb group RING finger protein 1 isoform X3: protein MASPQGGQIAIAMRLRNQLQSVYKMDPLRNEEEVRVKIKDLNEHIVCCLCAGYFVDATTITECLHTFCKSCIVKYLQTSKYCPMCNIKIHETQPLLNLKLDRVMQDIVYKLVPGLQDSEEKRIREFYQSRGLDRVTQPSGEEPALSNLGLPFSSFDHSKAHYYRYDEQLSLCLERLSSGKDKNKSILQNKYVRCSVRAEVRHLRRVLCHRLMLNPQHVQLLFDNEVLPDHMTMKQIWLSRWFGKPSPLLLQYSVKEKRR from the exons ATGGCGTCTCCTCAGGGGGGCCAGATTGCGATCGCGATGAGGCTTCGGAACCAGCTCCAGTCAGTGTACAAGATGGACCCACTACGGAACGAG GAGGAGGTCCGAGTGAAGATCAAAGACCTGAACGAGCACATCGTCTGCTGTCTGTGTGCCGGCTACTTCGTGGATGCCACCACCATCACAGAGTGTCTTCATACTT TCTGCAAGAGCTGTATTGTGAAATATCTACAGACCAGCAAGTACTGCCCCATGTGCAACATCAAGATCCACGAGACACAGCCGCTGCTCAACCTTAAACTGGACCGGGTCATGCAGGACATTGTATACAAACTCGTGCCGGGCTTGCAAGACA GTGAAGAGAAACGGATTAGAGAATTCTACCAGTCCCGAGGTTTAGACCGGGTCACCCAGCCCAGTGGGGAAG AGCCAGCCCTGAGCAACCTTGGCCTTCCCTTCAGCAGCTTCGACCATTCCAAAGCCCACTACTATCGCTATGATGAGCAGCTGAGCCTGTGCCTGGAGCGGCTGAG TTCTGGCAAAGACAAGAATAAAAGCATCCTGCAG aacaaaTATGTTCGGTGTTCTGTTAGAGCTGAAGTTCGCCATCTCAGAAGGGTCCTGTGTCACCGCTTGATGCTAAATCCCCAACAT GTACAACTCCTTTTTGACAATGAAGTTCTCCCTGATCACATGACCATGAAGCAGATATGGCTCTCCCGCTGGTTCGGCAAG CCATCCCCTTTGCTTTTACAGTACAgtgtgaaagagaaaaggaggtaG
- the TLX2 gene encoding T-cell leukemia homeobox protein 2 — MEPAVLASHNLPQHEPISFGIDQILSCPEPPGSSLGPGRAGQGHGENAAFPGAFPGASSYGPAGSLTPLPGSSGVGAGGVIRVPAHRPLPVPPPAGGAPAVPGPSGLGGAGGLGLTFPWMDSGRRFAKDRLTAALSPFSGTRRIGHPYQNRTPPKRKKPRTSFSRSQVLELERRFLRQKYLASAERAALAKALRMTDAQVKTWFQNRRTKWRRQTAEEREAERHRAGRLLLHLQQDSLPRPLRPPLPPDPLCLHNSSLFALQNLQPWAEDNKVASVSGLASVV, encoded by the exons ATGGAGCCGGCGGTACTGGCCTCGCACAACCTCCCGCAGCACGAGCCAATCAGCTTCGGCATCGACCAGatcctgagctgccccgagcccCCCGGGAGCAGCCTGGGCCCGGGGCGCGCCGGCCAGGGCCATGGGGAGAACGCGGCGTTCCCGGGCGCATTTCCCGGAGCCTCGAGTTACGGCCCTGCGGGCTCCCTGACTCCGCTGCCCGGCAGCTCCGGGGTGGGTGCGGGCGGCGTGATCCGCGTCCCCGCGCACCGCCCGCTCCCCGTGCCGCCGCCCGCGGGAGGCGCGCCCGCCGTGCCAGGACCCTCGGGCTTGGGCGGCGCCGGGGGCCTGGGACTCACCTTCCCCTGGATGGACAGCGGCCGCCGTTTTGCCAAGGACCGGCTCACGG CCGCACTGTCGCCCTTCTCCGGGACGCGCCGCATCGGCCACCCCTACCAAAACCGCACGCCCCCGAAGCGGAAGAAGCCGCGCACGTCCTTCTCCCGCTCGCAGGTGCTGGAGCTGGAGCGGCGCTTCCTGCGCCAGAAGTACCTGGCCTCAGCTGAGAGGGCGGCGCTGGCCAAGGCCCTGCGCATGACGGACGCGCAGGTCAAGACCTGGTTCCAGAACCGGCGCACCAAGTGGCG GCGCCAGACGGCGGAGGAGCGCGAGGCGGAGCGGCACCGTGCGGGCCGCCTGCTCCTGCACCTGCAGCAGGACTCGCTGCCCCGGCCCCTGCGGCCGCCGCTGCCCCCGGACCCGCTCTGCCTGCACAACTCGTCGCTCTTCGCGTTGCagaacctgcagccctgggcCGAGGACAACAAGGTGGCGTCCGTATCCGGCCTCGCCTCCGTGGTATGA
- the DQX1 gene encoding ATP-dependent RNA helicase DQX1, with protein MASQLLRLAEESDANPEESELAVNPFDGLPFSSRYYELLEQRRALPIWATRFTFLEQLESSPSGVVLVSGEPGCGKSTQIPQWCAEFALARGFQKGQVIVTQPYPLAALSLAQRVADEMDLTLGHEVGYSIPQEDCTGPDTLLRFCWDRLLLQEVASTRGAGAWDVLVLDEAQERSVASDLLQGLLRDTRLRNLPGDPRMVVITDPALESKLHTFWSHSPVVHVPSEPGGHPTPIYRDTVPTDRVRAACQAVLELCREETPGDVLVYLPSEEEISLCCESLSKEVGTLVFRGPPPQVLPLHPGCGQAVQDVYEDKDLSARKVVVTHWLADFSFSLSSVQHVIDSGLELRSVYNPQIRAESQVLRPISKCQAEARQLRARGSPPGSCLCLYPKSFLELDFPPLPQPRLCEENLSPLVLLLKRRQIAEPGACHFLDRPSPEALMQALEDLDYLAALDDDGNLSDLGIIISEFLLPPELAKALLASCEFDCVDEMLTLAAMLTAAPGYTHPPRCAEEAALRRALEHADGDHSSLIQVYEDFIQNGADKAWCKARGLNWAALCQAQKLRGELLELMQRIELPLSQPAFGSEQNRRDLQKALVSGYFLKVARDTDGTGNYLLLTHKHVAQLSPYCCYRSRRAPARPPQWVLYHNFFISKDNCLSIVSEIQPQMLVELAPPYFLSNLPPSESRDLLNQLRDEMADSSKEKEPSSTQEFGDPCVLQ; from the exons ATGGCTTCTCAGCTTCTCAGGCTAGCAGAAGAGTCTGATGCAAACCCTGAGGAGTCTGAACTGGCTGTGAATCCCTTTGATgggcttcctttctcttcccgcTACTATGAGCTGCTTGAACAGCGCCGAGCCTTGCCCATCTGGGCTACTCGCTTCACCTTCTTGGAGCAATTGGAAAGTAGCCCCAGTGGAGTGGTCCTGGTGTCTGGAGAGCCTGGATGTGGCAAAAGCACCCAG ATCCCTCAATGGTGTGCAGAGTTTGCGCTGGCCAGGGGCTTTCAGAAGGGCCAGGTCATTGTCACTCAGCCCTACCCTCTGGCAGCCCTGAGCCTGGCCCAGCGGGTTGCTGACGAGATGGACCTGACCCTGGGCCACGAGGTTGGATACAGCATCCCCCAGGAGGACTGCACCGGGCCAGACACCCTGCTCAG GTTCTGCTGGGACAGGCTGCTTCTGCAGGAGGTGGCCTCAACTCGGGGTGCTGGAGCCTGGGATGTGCTTGTGCTGGATGAGGCTCAGGAGCGGTCAGTGGCCTCAGATTTGCTCCAAGGGCTGTTGCGAGATACCAGGCTTAGAAACCTGCCTGGGGATCCCAGAATGGTTGTGATTACTGACCCAGCTCTTGAATCCAAGCTCCACACTTTCTGGAGCCATTCTCCTGTTGTGCATGTACCCAGTGAACCTGGGGGTCATCCCACCCCCATCTACCGGGACACTGTCCCTACTGATCGAGTGAGAGCTGCCTGCCAAGCTGTGCTGGAATTGTGTCGAGAGGAGACTCCAGGAGATGTTCTAGTATACCTGCCCAGTGAGGAG GAAATTTCTCTGTGCTGTGAATCATTGTCCAAAGAAGTGGGAACCTTAGTTTTCCGAGGGCCTCCACCACAGGTGCTGCCCCTCCACCCAGGCTGTGGGCAGGCTGTTCAGGATGTGTATGAGGACAAGGACTTGAGTGCTCGAAAAGTCGTGGTCACCCATTGGCTGGCtgacttctccttctccctctcttctgtgcAACATGTCATTGACTCAGGACTGGAACTTCGAAGT GTTTACAACCCTCAGATCCGAGCAGAATCCCAAGTTTTGAGGCCAATCAGCAAGTGTCAGGCAGAGGCGAGACAACTGCGGGCAAGAGGCTCCCCACCAG gATCCTGCCTCTGCCTGTACCCTAAGTCCTTCCTAGAGCTAGATTTCCCCCCGCTGCCCCAACCCAGGCTGTGTGAGGAGAACCTGAGCCCCCTGGTGTTACTGCTGAAAAGAAGACAGATTGCAGAACCAGGGGCCTGTCATTTCCTGGACCGGCCTT CTCCAGAAGCGCTGATGCAGGCCCTGGAAGATTTAGACTATCTGGCAGCCCTGGATGATGATGGAAACCTGTCAGACCTGGGAATCATCATTTCAGAATTCCTACTGCCCCCAGAGCTGGCCAAAGCCTTATTGGCCTCATGCGAGTTTGACTGTGTGGATGAGATGCTCACCCTCGCTGCCATGCTCACTG CTGCCCCTGGGTATACCCATCCTCCCCGCTGTGCAGAGGAAGCTGCCTTGCGTCGGGCCCTGGAACACGCTGATGGAGATCACAGCTCTCTGATCCAGGTGTATGAAGACTTTATACAGA ATGGAGCAGACAAGGCTTGGTGCAAGGCTCGGGGTCTGAACTGGGCAGCATTGTGCCAAGCCCAAAAACTTCGAGGAGAACTCCTAGAACTCATGCAACGGATTGAACTTCCCCTGTCACAGCCAGCCTTTGGCTCTGAGCAGAATCGCAGAGACCTTCAGAAAGCACTAGTGTCAGGATACTTTCTTAAG GTGGCCCGAGACACAGATGGAACTGGAAAttacctgctcttaacccacaaACACGTGGCCCAGTTGTCCCCCTACTGCTGCTACCGAAGCCGTCGGGCTCCAGCCAGACCTCCACAATGGGTGCTTTATCACAACTTCTTCATTTCCAAAGACAACTGCCTTTCCATTGTTTCTGAGATTCAACCACAGAT GTTGGTAGAGTTGGCCCCTCCATATTTCCTGAGTAACTTGCCCCCCAGTGAGAGCCGAGACCTGCTGAACCAGCTGAGGGATGAAATGGCAGATTcttcaaaagagaaagaacccTCTTCCACCCAAGAGTTTGGAGATCCTTGTGTCCTGCAGTGA